GTGCGAACAAAATCTTTCTTCACCGCCGCCATCTCTTGGCCAAAATTTGAGGAAGGAGAAACATCAGAAAGGCACCTTGACATCATTGTTGTTGTATTGAGCGAGTTGTTAAAGAACCAACACTCCTCCAAAAGATCCAAAGCTTCCACCTTTTCATCTCTCCTGGAAGAGGGCTCAAAAGGAGGGTCGTCAAAATCCCCCATGCTTGCACAAATTCATACACCTCAACAAACTAAAAGCACCCACATGGATTTGTTCTATGTCTTTTCACATATTAATAcgttaataaatataatatatatatatggaaaataaaaataagctGACTGACTAGGGAAAGCCACGTAGGATACGACAGCATGTGCAATTAGCTTGGAACAAAGCACATTGCATGTGGAAATAAGACTTTTTTGTGAAGGTGTTTGATGAGGTGGTCGAAGAGGGGGGATGAGAGTTCAATTCAAGTGGTATTTAAGCCTAATAATAATGGAATATGGGGGAGGATTGGATTGCTTATGGGCAGGACAGGGTCATGCCAGCACACTCCCCATGTGATGGCCTATTGTTTAGGCAAGATACAAAAGGtcttttgaattgttttttgtCCCCATTTTGTGACAGCTAAGTTGTAGGGGTTAATATATTGGAAAACTAGCCAGAAGAAAGttattttcttgctttctttatTAAACTGGTGGGCAGTTAGGTTATAGATAATTGGGATGGACCAATTTATCAGGCAGAGATTGAGGCATCCACCTTGAGCTTTGCCTTGCTCACGACTAGGGatagtaatttaattaaacgggtcagatctttcaattttaatccCTTAATTTCGTGTTGGAGTTTGtggattattttaaaaattgtcaacaaTCAATGTCACGTAGGGGGGGACCAGTAGTGGCCTTGGTCCCCCGTgcaaattacaaggaaaaaaaaattttaaggttaaaaaaataatttaaggtaTGTTTTGCCAATTGGTTCCTCCCCAAAAAACTTTTGGCCCTTGGTCCCCACCCAAACTCAAACCTGACTCCGTCCCAGACCCTAActtgatctatttaattaagcGGTTAGACCACTCAAACATAATTCTATTAATTTCATGCCGGTTCATGTATTCTGTCAAAAATTGATGGCCTTGGTGGTAACATTGAATTTAGCCTGtaaacttcttcttcttcaaaaaaaaaaaattagcctgTAAACAATGCCTGGCACAAGCAGCCAAATTGTTCCTCCATTGGAATGTGATACCGTGTGCTGGAAACTCAAAACCAGGCTCTCCAACCATGCCCTGCTTCTTGCAATTATATCACAATGACAAGTTTGCAATTATATCAGCAGCCAATGCCACGGATGGTTGCTTCTTTAGTAGTTGGCAGCCTCGCTGGAGATAAAACACCCAAGGGAATTGAAGAttgcagcatttttttttaattttttttttttaattattgtcaaGATTTTTAAACTTTGTAATTATAATCCTGCAGAATACAAAACTTTATTGCAACGTGTTAACAAGTTTTGTGGTGGATGGTGTGCACATCACATGAATATTAGAGACACACTTGGTGTTCATTTTGTTGAGAAACTTCAGGTCATACAAGTTAGACCAATGCCACGCATCTAACAAGAAGCTAAAAACATACATGCTTAACAAATAGAAAGAAAGCAATTAACATGTTGCAATTCTCTACATTAGGGATGAGAATGCGATCGGATAATAACTGCTCGCATCCGCTATTTGTACTTATCCGCAATCGGCCGTTATCTGCTGTCTGCATCCGATGTAGATAGTAGAAACTAAAATCGCAAATGCAAATGCGAATGCGAGTAGCAGCTTTAGAGTATACAGATGCAGATAATATCCGCAttcctttatatatttaatatataatttatatatatacatatatattatatttaatattttttaatttatgtttgtgggatttgttatttatgtttctTCTATTTGCTGAATTTGtaatgttgttggatttcaCTTTTAAGAAACTCTTcagatttgttttgatttaattgCTTTATATGttcttcctttattattattattattattattattattatttaaaatgttttttctcgtgaagctaaatattaaataatatatgagataaaaatttattggCCAAATGATTAGCAAGTGTGATTTGAATAATAGTGTTCAAGTAtaaataatggttttttttttttttttgtatttattaaaaGTAGTAATTAGTGAATAATAATTTCAAGGTCTAAAATGCTCATTACCTTAAATGCGGATAGTGGATAATATTCGTATTTATTATCAGCATTAACCGCACGAATGCAGATGCGAATATCAAAAACCATTATTTGCATTTTGCGAATGTGAATATTGCTATTATTTATATCTGCATTTTCACCCCAAGAGTATGCATACCGCTGATAACAAAAGTCAACCACTACCGCCTTTTAGGAAGGAGATTCACTtgcaagaaaaaggaaaaagacatCAGAAGGCTGCAGGTCCGAAGACTAGAGGCCCTTTGACACTCAAGTCAATAGAGCCCCTCAGCCCATTGCCCAAGTCGAGAGGGAGATGAAAGCTAGTAAAAGATAGTGAAAATGGTGCTTGAAACCCTAGGCCAGAAAGGAGATATCCTGTGGTACATTCCATGAAGATGGGGGTGCATCAAGCTATTGGTCTTGGGGCTGGTGTAGTTTAGCCATTAGGCCTAGTCCTAATATGATCTTCTGCTTTCTCAGTAGCCAGGCCTCACAGACCTGTTGGTTTATAATATGGTTCTCCAGTAATTCTCAAATTCCTTTAGTTGATTAATATGCTAATCAAATCataagaatattaatttatcttaagaatattaatttatcaaaacgagtgaaagttTTGGGATGCTTACGAAATTTAtcctaaaaagaaagaaaaaataaaatgctagAATCTCAAATATTTTATAACTCTTTATAATGGATATTTGACAAAACAACCAATAATATCCCCAATTTTTTGCAAAACATGGTTTAATTGGTAACAGATATTGCATTATATAAACATggttacaaaacaaaaaaggaaccaaaaaaattaacgagaaacaaagacaaaatcaGAAAAAGCTCTTCTTTTAAGGTATCAGAGCAACTGCATCCCATGTAGAATCAGAGTATTTCTCAAAAACCGTTCTGTTGGGCACCCCTTGCGCAGTCATCTTAGCTAATCGCAGAAGCATTTTGGCACAAGAAGCGATTTCTCGCTGGGAATAACCAGTCTTTTGAAGAGTTTTAGCCCACTCCCTGCCATGGCTTCTTTCAAGCATGCAGGATCGCGCTGCGTGGATGGCAGAGGCAGCAATCATGGACGGCGAATGCATTGTAGTTGTAGCATAATCGTTCATCGCAAGTTCCCCAAAATAGAAAGCCATGTTGTTCAAGAGTCGGTTAGTAATCCCAAAAGATCCAAGAAGTTCGACCAAGAAAGAATGGATGGTTGGAACCATAATCTTCCATCCCAACTTGTTTAGGATTTTCTTTTCCATGGAATTGATTTGTTGTTGAGTGAAAGGAGCATCAAATAAGCATGTGAAGTAAGTTTCTGGGATCATGTCTTGGAAATCTATAGCAGAAGGGAACCGTTTCTCTTCATATTTGCAGGCTATGACTAACGCCGCCATAGCCACCAGCTTCAACTCGGACCACGAAACAACCACCGACGGCAGAGAGCGGTCAACAACGTTGACAGCAAGAAACAGAGTCTCCTGCTCAAAACCGAAATCCATATGCACTTGTATCAACCAATCCACTAGAATTACTCTTACGTTGTAAGTCAAGTAATTCTTCTTCACTCTGCTCTGCTTCTCAATACGCTTGTAAAAGCCGTacatatcttcttcttcttccattgcTGCTACGTTTTTTGTATggtgcttcttcttttttattaatggacGGAGGAAATTAGCAATACCCATTATCTCAAACACTAAAATTCACTCTTTAATTgctgagaaaaaagagatgaaaagtatTTATATAGGCAAAGAGGCAGAGGTTTCCTATTCCTGGGAGTTGGAGAGGTTGTTTCTCACCGCCTTTGCTATCAACGGTCATAAGCCTAATTTCAAAtcaagactatatatatatgcttgtgaCTCTAAGGCCCAGCAAGCGGCTAGGGACGGGGGCGGGCAaagattttgacaaaaaaaataaatggaaaaaatataaaaaactccATTAACTaacaatcattttaaaaaaaattctataaaatttaaagtGTGTTAAAGTGGTATATCAAATTATAAAAGTATGTcaaaaattccaattttttttaattatatttttataatgcCATTATGCTcttaaaaactgaaataaaaaattaataaaattaaaaattaaactaaactattttttaaacccagaaaaaagaaaaaaccccagGGGTGGATAAATACCAAaacaaaagggttttttttttttttttttttggaaataaacCCAGAATAAGTGTAAGTAATTTATAATGTAAGGTTAGGGTTTTTATCGCTTAATTAGGATTTTACATGTAAGGATTAAAACCTTAACGTACTTGTGTCCAACGTTAGATTGAGATTGTATTGGCTTGAAGTTAAGATGTCTGAGATGGTGGATGAACGACTGAGGTAAGAAATTGATTGTGAAACTGTTTATATTTAACGTGCAAATTGACCAAGTACAAATTGGGTCACTAGTACGACTTTGTTAATAGTGTAGGCCACCCAAAATTAAACTCGGTCAAACTGTTAGTATATAACGGTATGTAGTAATATTCAAATCTTGTGAAGAGAATGATATAGACGTGATGAGAAATATTAAATGcccaagaaagagagagaggctgaACCAATATTAAATGAGAATTCCTTGCATATTATTTggtactttatttatttatttttttataacatttcgcgaacataaagctcttacatcgctGAGCATATAActttgaaaaatcatagccaaaagctatgaaagttacaaagtcataaaaatgacttcaagcttccgctaacccatgtacaattatatttaaagaATAGATTTGCTTCGTGCAGACTAGATTTAGGACAtgggtagcccaaatacaaaaacaaaaataaaaaacaactaaaaactaaaaatccggCCGTAATCCTCAAATTCTTTTAATTGATTTGTATGCTAATCAAACCATAAGAATATTAATAATATCTTAGCCCTCCACATACTATTGTGAGTTATGAAACTTGGAATTAAAGGACTAAAATACAATCAACATGAGACGCAACAGTGAAAGATATTAGTGAATTAGGTACTTTTGGTGTTAGGGCGCATTTCAACCAACACATTCTTCTGCAAGAACATGAAGTTCAATTATCTTGCATGTTTCATGGCCAAAATTATAATCTGTTTCCACATTCTTCCATGTTTCAGCACATTCCATTGCGCACGGAATCTCAGTTCTTGGGAGGCACTAAAATTAGAATTCCTAAATCATGAGTTTGAgggctataaaaaaaattcctttctACCCAACTTTTTGCCTCAACTTTTTACACCACTTTCAAtttcatgataaaaaaaatccttttctACCCATCTTTGCAATtgaattctaatttttttataaaacaaaaagagggtattttgacaaaaattaacggagaatcctaataaaattgagtaattgaaaaaaaatcaaaagttcaATACCCTTAATCAAGGGTTTTTTACCTTTTAAGGTAGTATCAAAACGAGTGAAAATTCTAGGATGTTTACGAAATTtctcctaaaataaataaataaataaaatgctagAATCTCAAATATTTTATAACTCTTTATAATGGATATTTGACAAAACAACCAATAATATccccaattttttgaaaaacatggTTTAATTGGTAACAGATATTGCATTATATAAACATGGTTACAGAGTTTGTACAtcctaaaacaaaaaaggaaccaaaaaaaaaaaattaacgagaaacaaaaacaaaatcagaaaaagCTCTTCTTTTAAGGTATCAGAGCAACTGCATCCCATGTAGTGTCAGAGTATTTCTCAAAAACCTTTTTGTTCGGCATCCCACGCGCAGTCATCTTAGCTAATCGCAGAAGCATTTTAGCACAAGAAGCGATATCTCGCTTGGAATAACCAGTCTTTTGAAGAGTTTTGGCCCACTCCCTGCCATGGCTTATTTCAAGCATGCAGGATCGCGCTGCGTGGATGGCAGAGGCAGCAATCATGGACGGCGAATGCATGGTAGTTGTAGCATAATCGTTCATCGCAAGTTCCCCAAAATAGAAAGCCATGTTCTTCAAGAGTCGGTCAGTAATCCCAAAAGATCCAAGAAGTTCGACCAAGAAAGAATGGATGGTTGGAACCATAATCTTCCATACCAACTTGTTTAGGATTTTCTCTTCCATGGAATTGATTTCTTCTTGAGTGAAAGAAGCCTCAAATAAGCATGTGAAGTAAGTTTCTGGGATCATGTCTTGGAATTCTACAGCAGAAGGGAACCGTTTCCCTTCATATTTGCAGGCTATGACTAACGCCGCCATAGCCACCAGCTTCAACTCAGACACCGAAACAACCACCGACGACAGAAAGCGGTCAACAACGTTGACAGCAAGAAACAGAGTCTCCTGCTCAAAACCGAAATCCATATGAACTTGTATCAACCAATCCACTAcaattactcttaatttttcATTCAAGTAATTCTTCTTCACTCTGCTCTGCCTTTCAATACGCTTATAAAAGCCGTACATATCTTCTTCTACTGCTACTACGTTTTTTGTATGGTgcaccttcttcttttttattaatggacCGAGGAAATTAGCAATACCCATTatctcaaaaactaaaattcactatttaattgttgaaaaaaaaaaagaaagagagatgaaCTGATGCTTGAGAGTCTCTTCTGATGTACCAGTATTTATATAGGCAGAGGCAGAGGTTTCCTAATCCTGGGAGTAATTGGAGAGGTTGTTTCTCACCGCCTTTGCCATCAACGGTCATAAAGCCTAATTTCAAATAATACTATGACTAATAAGACCCAGCAAGCGGCAAGCCCATGGGCTAGGGACGGGGGCGGCCCGGACGGGCAGagatttttgacaaaaaaataaatagaaaaatataaaaaagccctatatatatatatatatatatatatataaattgtcattgtagttggcataaattagaAATCGCTCATGCGGTATAAAAATAGGGATAAAAGCAAAATCAAACCTTAtaattggcataaattacaaatcactcaatgCCGTATGAAAGTTAACTCAGAGAAATTGAGATCCATGggatatgtcaaaaaagaacaatttagttCCTGTAGTTAAATCTCGTTAAAATATTTGACGGATTTTATTAGATGTCATGCCAATGCCAATAAAATGGAGACacatgtcactcttaataaaagaatataaaaatattaaactttaaaaaaaattaattttatgatttttttaaattatttttttagttttttattttattaattttttatttccgtTTTGAGAAAATCTTTAATCAGGATGTGGTgtaaaacttttcttttatagcatgtaataaaaatgaaacatgTAAGCAAAATACACCAAATATAATGGACTTAAAAACATCCAATCTTTAAACCAGATCAAACCCATCGACAAAAACCCTCTCTCTTCCCATTCATTCTAACCCACCGGTGGTTCACCTAGACATCCACCACCTTCTCTGCGAAACACCGCCGCCAGTATTTGCTTAAGGTCACTGTCTTGAGTCTCTTGACTCTTGAACCACCAATCGATTTGTCTGTTTCGTCTGATTGATTATTTCATATGTTTCATCTGAATGTGATGACATGGGcaatttatttccattttttcttttgcagtcatctatttcatcattttgtgaaaatacacGTGAGAATGAAAGGTTATTGACGTGGTTTGGATTGGAGTAGAAGCTAATGTCTTTGACATCTTGTGTGTTTGGAAGGCCATGAAGGTGGTTATAGAGGTCTTGGAGATGTGGGTTCAGAGCAACGTTGTTGATGATGGAGTTGAAGAGAAGGGTGAGTGATAGAAAAAGATGAGTGGCTTTATGCATAGGAGGCAGTGCAGTGGCTTTGACGGCAGTGTTAGGTGGAGCAGGTGAAAGTTAGTAGATCTGGTTTtcgaaggagaaaaaaaaaaaaaaagaagagcaaatGGGTGTTGATCCAATGTTTTttgtgtattttattttgtgttataAGCTTATGTATCAAACTAATATGGgatgttataaaatgaggggtTTACGGCCCATCCTTAGTATGAGTTCTCGtcagtttttaagagaataatgGTATTATagaaatctaataaaaaaatggcatttttgacacactttatCACACTTTAAACTTCATTGGGCTATTTTAAAAAGCAGTTGTTAGttcatgggttttttttttatacttttctcaaaaataaataaataaatatgaccAAAGAATAACTATCTACCTTTCTCCctctaaataataataataataataataataataataaactatctATTTTTCTCTCACTTTCCTAATTCCCATATTTGCCTAAAACcaaaaagtagaaaataaataagtttgGACGACTTTTGCCTAAATGTAATCTAACATTAAATTCATTAATCC
This genomic interval from Corylus avellana chromosome ca3, CavTom2PMs-1.0 contains the following:
- the LOC132174469 gene encoding G2/mitotic-specific cyclin S13-7-like, with amino-acid sequence MEEEEDMYGFYKRIEKQSRVKKNYLTYNVRVILVDWLIQVHMDFGFEQETLFLAVNVVDRSLPSVVVSWSELKLVAMAALVIACKYEEKRFPSAIDFQDMIPETYFTCLFDAPFTQQQINSMEKKILNKLGWKIMVPTIHSFLVELLGSFGITNRLLNNMAFYFGELAMNDYATTTMHSPSMIAASAIHAARSCMLERSHGREWAKTLQKTGYSQREIASCAKMLLRLAKMTAQGVPNRTVFEKYSDSTWDAVALIP
- the LOC132174471 gene encoding G2/mitotic-specific cyclin S13-7-like; its protein translation is MGIANFLGPLIKKKKVHHTKNVVAVEEDMYGFYKRIERQSRVKKNYLNEKLRVIVVDWLIQVHMDFGFEQETLFLAVNVVDRFLSSVVVSVSELKLVAMAALVIACKYEGKRFPSAVEFQDMIPETYFTCLFEASFTQEEINSMEEKILNKLVWKIMVPTIHSFLVELLGSFGITDRLLKNMAFYFGELAMNDYATTTMHSPSMIAASAIHAARSCMLEISHGREWAKTLQKTGYSKRDIASCAKMLLRLAKMTARGMPNKKVFEKYSDTTWDAVALIP